One Hemibagrus wyckioides isolate EC202008001 linkage group LG07, SWU_Hwy_1.0, whole genome shotgun sequence DNA segment encodes these proteins:
- the mettl4 gene encoding N(6)-adenine-specific methyltransferase METTL4, whose amino-acid sequence MSVLLSNERGWLLDACCFINEGFQRCYSLIKGHFRCCFKNQYFNILNPYIVNKCDRDRMIGAQTNTESHAAGDSRLDPKIRKKRKRKRSEPNLGELDAEVYHKKVRVLVLEGTRSLLETGHHRGYLTEDLLTVPVKQMPVHECQLAALCDMAKQLLKMENSDAPHVQAVNGHADLDAHLDLFSCLTENPDDFAREVTLMGETYFLPPRSRFLLSDITCLQPLICGGDKYDLIVLDPPWENKSVKRSNRYSFLPSSQLKLLPVPALSAAGCVVVTWVTNRPRHLRFVREELYPHWGVKLLAEWLWVKVTRKGELVFPLDSPHKKPYEVLLLGRFCTNSDNTTRSEVCEIPDQRLIISVPSALHSQKPALSAVLKPYIRPDAKCLEMFARSLQPDWTSWGNEVIKFQHHSYFTTESVESAHVACSETIDADQQIDTRVMDKSACL is encoded by the exons CTACAGTCTAATCAAAGGACACTTCCGGTGTTGTTTCAAGAATCAGTACTTTAATATACTGAACCCTTATATAGTGAATAAATGCGACAGGGATCGTATGATCGGTGCTCAGACTAACACAGAGAGCCATGCGGCTGGGGATAGCAGATTAGATCCGAAGATCCGGAAG AAAAGGAAGCGTAAACGAAGTGAGCCGAATCTGGGGGAGTTAGATGCTGAAGTATATCATAAAAAG GTCAGGGTGTTGGTTCTGGAGGGCACACGGTCTCTACTGGAAACCGGGCATCACCGTGGTTATCTGACAGAAGATTTACTTACAGTGCCAGTTAAACAAATGCCTGTTCATGAGTGCCAGCTGGCTGCACTATGTgacatggccaagcagctgctgAAAATGGAGAATTCTGATGCCCCACATGTGCAGGCTGTTAATGGACATGCAGACTTGGATGCACACCTTGATCTGTTCTCATGCCTCACAGAAAATCCAGATGACTTCGCTCGTGAGGTAACGCTAATGGGAGAGACGTATTTCCTGCCCCCTCGCAGCCGTTTCCTCTTGTCTGACATCACATGTTTACAACCGCTTATCTGcg GTGGAGACAAATATGACCTAATAGTTCTTGATCCACCATGGGAAAATAAATCTGTGAAAAGAAGTAATAG GTACAGTTTTCTGCCATCCTCTCAACTGAAACTTCTGCCTGTGCCGGCGTTGAGTGCAGCAGGATGTGTGGTGGTTACCTGGGTAACAAACCGTCCCCGTCATCTCCGGTTCGTCAGGGAGGAACTGTATCCCCACTGGGGAGTGAAGCTGCTTGCAGAGTGGCTTTGGGTGAAG GTGACCCGGAAAGGGGAGCTAGTTTTCCCCCTGGATTCACCACACAAGAAACCTTACGAAGTGTTATTACTTGGAAGGTTCTGCACTAACAGTGACAACACAACAAG ATCTGAAGTGTGTGAGATCCCAGATCAACGGCTCATTATTAGCGTTCCTTCAGCGCTGCACTCTCAGAAGCCAGCTCTATCAG CTGTGCTGAAGCCATACATTAGGCCTGATGCTAAGTGTCTGGAAATGTTTGCTCGAAGTCTCCAGCCTGATTGGACAAGCTGGGGAAATGAGGTCATCAAATTTCAGCACCACAGCTATTTTACCACAGAGAGCGTGGAGTCTGCACATGTCGCATGTTCTGAGACTATAGATGCAGATCAACAGATAGACACTAGAGTAATGGACAAATCTGCCTGTTTATGA